The Sporosarcina sp. Te-1 DNA window AAAAGAGCCGTTCAAAGGCGTTAACCCTGATGAAGTCGTTGCGATGGGAGCAGCTGTACAAGGTTCCATCATTCGCGGAGATGTAAAGGACGTCGTTCTATTGGATGTTACGCCGTTGTCACTCGGTATCGAAACAATGGGTGGCGTCTTCACAAAATTGATCGATCGCAATACAACAATTCCGACTAGCAAATCGCAAGTATTTTCCACTGCTGCTGATAACCAGCCGGCTGTTGACATCCATGTGCTTCAAGGGGAGCGTCCAATGGCAGCGGATAATAAAACACTCGGCCGCTTCCAATTAACAGATATCCCGCCAGCTCCACGCGGTATTCCGCAAATTGAAGTGACGTTCGATATCGACAAAAACGGTATTGTGACAGTAAAAGCGAAGGACCTAGGCACGCAAAAAGAACAAAATATTACAATCCAATCCAGCTCTGGCCTATCCGATGAGGAAATCGACCGGATGGTGAAAGACGCGGAAGCGAATGCGGAAGAAGACAAACGCCGCAAAGAAGAGGTCGACTTGAAAAATGAAGCGGACCAACTCGTATTCATGGCAGAAAAGACACTGAAAGACTTGGAAGGAAAAGTTGCCGAGGATGAAGTGAAGAAAGCCGAAGAAGCGAAGGACGAGTTGAAAAAGGCGGTCGAAAGCGGTAATCTTGATGAAATCCGATCCAAGAAACAACAGTTGGAAGAATTGGTTCAACAGCTATCCGTCAAGCTTTATGAGCAAGCGGCACAGGCGCAAGGCGGCGCAGAGGCAGCGGATCAATCACAAGATGACGGCGTTGTTGATGCAGATTTCGAAGAAGTGGATGACGACAAGAAAAATTGAGATGATAGATGACGGGAAAGTCAAAGTCCGAGCTTCCGGCTTTGACTTTTTCGTTTGTTAGCATACGGAAACCATTCGCTTTAAGGTAACGGATATCATCTTTGCATGGTACAATATAGGGAATTCGTCGGACGATGTACTGTTCAAGAAGCATATAAATAATTCGTATATTCGGCATGACAAAGATATTTGGGAGAGTGGAATGATGAGTAAGCGAGACTATTATGAAGTGTTGGGAGTATCCAAATCGGCAACAAAAGATGAAATTCGAAAGGCTTATCGAAAACTGTCGAAGCAATACCATCCCGACTTAAATAAAGAGCCTGGAGCGGAAGAGAAGTTCAAAGAAGTGACAGAAGCTTTTGAAACGCTCAGCGATGAGACAAAACGCGCACAATATGATCAATTCGGCCATGCTGATCCTAACCAAGGGTTCGGCGGTTTTGGTGGCGGAGGAAGTGCGGATGGCTTCGGTTTTGAAGACATCTTCAGTACCTTCTTTGGCGGCAGTACAAGACGACGTGACCCGAATGCACCTCGGAAAGGCGATGACTTGCAGTATACGATGACCATCGACTTTATGGAGGCGGTATTCGGAAAAGAGACGGAAATTGAATTGCCGCGCGAGGAAGAATGCGAAACATGCCATGGTTCTGGGGCGAAAAAAGGAACTTCAGCGAAAACATGTACTCACTGTGGAGGAACAGGGCAGATTTCTGTCACTCAGAACACACCGCTTGGCCAGATGGTCAACCGCAGAACATGTACGCATTGCCAAGGGACAGGAAAGATTATTCCTGAAAAATGTGAAACATGCCACGGCACAGGCAGGGTAACGAAGCGTAAGAAGATCAAAGTGACAATACCGGCTGGTGTGGATGATGGACAGCGCCTGCGGATATCCGGCCAAGGAGAAGCAGGAGCAAATGGAGGGCCTGCCGGAGACCTGTATATCGTCTTCCGTGTGAAGGCACACGATAAATTCGTCAGAGAAGAGGATGACATTTACTTGGAACTTCCGCTGACATTCCCACAAGTGGCGTTAGGGGATGAAATTGAAGTGCCTACCATTTACGGAAACGTGAAATTGAAAATCCCCGCAGGTACACAAACAGGCACTAATTTCCGTCTGCGCGGAAAAGGTGTCAAAAATGTACACGGGCACGGCACGGGAGATCAGCACGTCATCGTAAAAGTTATTACTCCTAAAAAAATGACAGAAAAACAAAAAGAATTGATGCGTGAATTTGCATCAATCGATGGCAATTCTCCAGACGAGTATTCCAGCTCACTTTTTGATAAAATCAAGCGGACAATAAAAGGCGATTGAAAGGGTTGAACGAAGTTGAAATGGTCAGAGATTTCCATCCATACGACACATGAGGCGACTGAAGCGGTCGCCAATATTCTGCACGAAGCCGGGGCAAGCGGTGTAGTTATCGAAGATTCGAATGAACCAGACCGAGTCCATGAGAACCGTTTTGGTGAAATCTATGACTTAAACCGAGAGGACTTTCCAGCGGAAGGCGTCATCGTCAAAGCCTATTTGCCAGTTAATAGTTTTCTGATTGAAACAGTCGGAGAAATAAAGGAATCCATTGAGAATCTTAAGCAATTCGGCATTGACATAGGGGATAACACCATTCAAACAAATGAAGTGGATGAAGAAGACTGGGCGACCGCATGGAAAAAGTATTATCACCCAGTTAAAATCTCGAATCGATTCACAATTGTCCCGACGTGGGAAGAATATGAACCTGTTGAAACGGATGAACTGATCATAGAATTGGACCCAGGTATGGCATTCGGCACGGGTACCCATCCAACAACGGTCCTTTGCCTCCAAGCATTGGAGAAATACGTAACGGAAGGCTGCAAAGTGGTTGATGTCGGAACCGGGTCCGGCGTGCTGGCGATCGGCGCTGCCATGTTAGGCGCCTCGCACGTCCATGCTCTTGACTTGGATGAAGTGGCGGTTCAGGCTGCCAAAGAAAACATTGAATTGAATCATGCATCCGATGTTGTGGAAGTCGCACACGGGAATTTGCTGGATACAGTGAAAGAGCCTGCGGATGTAATCGTAGCCAACATTTTGGCGGAAGTCATTCTGACGTTC harbors:
- the dnaJ gene encoding molecular chaperone DnaJ, which translates into the protein MSKRDYYEVLGVSKSATKDEIRKAYRKLSKQYHPDLNKEPGAEEKFKEVTEAFETLSDETKRAQYDQFGHADPNQGFGGFGGGGSADGFGFEDIFSTFFGGSTRRRDPNAPRKGDDLQYTMTIDFMEAVFGKETEIELPREEECETCHGSGAKKGTSAKTCTHCGGTGQISVTQNTPLGQMVNRRTCTHCQGTGKIIPEKCETCHGTGRVTKRKKIKVTIPAGVDDGQRLRISGQGEAGANGGPAGDLYIVFRVKAHDKFVREEDDIYLELPLTFPQVALGDEIEVPTIYGNVKLKIPAGTQTGTNFRLRGKGVKNVHGHGTGDQHVIVKVITPKKMTEKQKELMREFASIDGNSPDEYSSSLFDKIKRTIKGD
- the prmA gene encoding 50S ribosomal protein L11 methyltransferase, with the translated sequence MKWSEISIHTTHEATEAVANILHEAGASGVVIEDSNEPDRVHENRFGEIYDLNREDFPAEGVIVKAYLPVNSFLIETVGEIKESIENLKQFGIDIGDNTIQTNEVDEEDWATAWKKYYHPVKISNRFTIVPTWEEYEPVETDELIIELDPGMAFGTGTHPTTVLCLQALEKYVTEGCKVVDVGTGSGVLAIGAAMLGASHVHALDLDEVAVQAAKENIELNHASDVVEVAHGNLLDTVKEPADVIVANILAEVILTFTADAYSLLPNNGLFIVSGIIAQKRDLVRDDLVDKGFEIVETVLMEDWVAIIARKKGE